GGCACATTGCAGACAGTGTTTATAAATGCAATGCGTATTATGCAATTGAATCAACGCCTGACTTGTATATGCACTTGGCTTTTCCAATTTCAAAGATAGAAATTTTTTAGTAATCCGGTTATTTTCCATATCAATTTGTTCAAGAATACCGGTAGCCCTGCTTACCAGATGAAAATTCTGCATACGCTTACCATACGAAAACAACATGGGTACTACTACATTTATAAGTAAAATATCCACCGCATTTTTCCAATATGCTTGGGCAGCAATTTTGAGTCAACCGCAAAGTGATAGTGTGTGTCCCAATAGCCAGATGCGTTTATATCAAACAAGCTACATAATGATTTGTAATTTTTTGCTTCAAGCACTTTGCTCCATAGCCCCGAACTTTTATGCACCAACATTGCAAATTGCGCTAAACGCACTGTTGGAAAATTAGCAGGCCGCATGCGTGCAAATTTCCATAAACTGCCATTAACAGGTGTAAGCTTAAATTTGGCTTGTAAAAAATTATACTCTCTCACCAATGACTTTTCATAAGCATCGTTGCTAGCCGTATCAAGCAATCCTGCTTGCCCAAGAAGCAGGGCTTCTAGTTGCAACAAGTTGTCTTTTTGCTTGGCAAGCAGTTCAACCGGAGTTTGTCTTGCCAGTAATTCAAATGGCAACGCGTTTGTTTTAAATCCAAAGCAGCGGGCAAGCGTAATGTAAAATGTTTGCTCCCAGTGATTGTTGGTTTGAGTTAACAGTTCTTCTATATGTTGCGTTTTTTCTTCGAGGCGCGAGGTTAGCATGCGGTCGAGCCAGGTGGTAACCGTAATGGGCTTTACCAAATGCAGTTGCTTTTCGCACGGCAGTCCTGATTTGGTGTTCATCATTTGCTCGTATGTAGCCAGCAACGTTGGCTTTATACATTTGTTTAATTCCAACACCGGAATCTGATTTTGCAACTTGGTATCATTTTCAAAAACTACATGCAAAATCACATTGGTATAGGCGGCATCAAATTGATGCCGGTGCCTGTTCCAGTCGCTGGTGCGCAAATGTATTTCTACATTTCCTGCCCAAAGCGTATCGCCAATTTTAATTTGTGCATTGGCAAAGTCGGGCCCCGAATCGGAATTGTGTATCCCGTAAGATTTCACTTCTACCGGCAATCCATCGGTTGTAGCCAATTGGTTTGCATCAAACAATTTATACTTCCATACATAATGTAAAAAGTCTTCAGTCATATTGGATAGCGCTTTGCTAAAGTCAAAATTACGATGAAAAAAGTAACTGTAGTGGAAAAGGCAATATTTTTTTCAAAAAAGTCTTGCACAGTAAAAAAAATATCAACTACTTTGCATCACAAAGTACTTTTGATATGAATCAATCCGAAGAACATCTAAAACAATTGACCGAAATACGCACGATGATGGAACGCTCATCACGGTTTATTTCGCTTAGTGGGCTATCCGGAATTTTTGCCGGATTATTTGCACTGATAGGGGCCGCAGCAGCCATTGTATGTCTTAACATCCGGTTTCCTTATGGCGAATTTTTAATTAATGATAGCAATTCGTTAAGCCGCAAAGAAGTGATGTATTTCTTTTTTGCCGATGCATCCACGGTCTTGCTCGCATCATTTGTGGTAAGCATCTGGCTTACCTTTAACAGAGCACGACAGGCGGGCCTACCTGTATTTAATAGTGCTGCACGCAGATTGTTCATCAACATGTTTGTGCCCCTTGTAAGCGGTGGTATTTTTTGCCTCATAGCTTATTTTAAGTATGGTTATGTTGGTTTTATTGCCCCGTTAATGTTATTAATTTATGGGCTATCATTGTTAAATGCCAGCAAGTACACCTTGGATGATGTACGTTATTTGGCTTACGCAGAAATTGTGTTGGGCCTGCTTGCATTTTACTATATCGGATATGGCCTTATATTCTGGAGCATAGGTTTTGGCATTATGCATATTATATATGGAGTATGGATGTGGAATAAGTATGAAAGAAAAGCACCTTCAATCGATTAAATTAAAACGAACATTGCTGCAATAAGTAACCAAAGCCGGTGATAGAAAATTTAAATAAAGCATTTGAAAGTCGTGTGAGGCTGGGTATCATGAGTACATTGATGGTAAACGATGCTGTAGATTTTAGCACCTTGAAAGAATTACTTGACATAACCGATGGTAACCTGGCAAGCCATGCAACAGCGCTCGAAGGGCAGGGTTATATCGTAATAAGCAAACAGTTTGTTGGCAAAAAACCAAACACTACCTATAAGGCAACAAGAGATGGGAAGAAGGCATTTACTAAGCATCTTGATGCATTAGAAGCGTTGCTGCGAAACAGATAGGCAATAAGAAAAAAATAACAACGGATGAATGCAATAGTTTTAAATGCACATCCGTTAAAAAATGTAAAACCACTTTGAAATACAAAGTACTTTATAAAACGAATCAAATTATGAAACTACACTCAGTCATTTTAGCGCATCACCCGGTTGCTCTAACACAGCAAGGGCTCATGCAACAGATTAAATTAATCACTGCGGTTTTTGTTGGCCTGTTGGTACTTAGTGGCATCACGGCATTTCCGCTGCAAACCGAAATGGAATTTTTACTAACCATTATAAATTGGTTTCCAATGCCGCTCAGGCATTGGATAGAAACTGTAGCCGAAGGCATTATGCAAACATGGTCGCGCTATCCTTATATAGCTTATGGAACCGATTGGCTTGCATTTGCACATATCATGATAGGCCTAGCCTTTGTGGGTATATGGCGCAATCCTGTACAAAACATCTGGATATGCGAATGGGCAATGTTGTGTTGCTTATGCGTTTTTCCCTTAGCCTTTATATGCGGACCAATACGCGGCATTCCTTTTTTTCATCAACTTATCGATTGCAGCTTTGGCATATTCGGACTCGTGCCGCTTTATATTCTTCGTAAAAAAATTCTTCAACTTAAATCTATCATAAAAAATGATTAAGAATCTTGTAATCGCTTTTACACTTTGTGCTTATTGTATTTTGTTCTACCTACAATTGCCGGGTTTAAATTATTTTATTTTCAATCTGTTGCTCGTATTGGGAATAGCCATTACCAATACATCATGCCTGAAACATGCACCGTGGATAGCTGCTGCAGTAGGTACCGTACTTGGTGGCCTTTCGGTTTTTCTTTATGGTAATCAACTTAGTCTCTATGCATCCATCGTGTCGGTTGCTGCTTTAGCCGCTTACAGTTTTAGCGAAACAAAAACTATTCTGCTTGCCATTATTAACAGTGCGTACTCGTTTTTGTGTGGGTGGTTATTTGGATTAAGGATATTTTTTCGAAACAGGTTTTCGGCAAGTACCAAAGACAAATGGCACAGTTCGGCTTTATTAAAAATAATTGTACCTTCTATCGTACTCTTGGTTTTTATTACGCTTTACTTAAATGCCAATCCCATTCTGGCAAAATTGTTTAGCCAACTGAATTTAGATATCATCAGTTTTCAGTTTTTTCGATTTGTATTAGTAGGGTGGGCTATGCTGTACGGTTTCTATTATTATCAACGCATCGAAACGGTAACCGTATATGATGCCGGTTGTCATTCAGGCTTGAATCGCGATACAGTAACTTTTACCAGTTGGATAAACAATAAACTCAATATTAAAGCCGAAATTAATATCGGTTTTATTACCCTGTTGCTTTTAAATTTACTTCTGTTGTTGGTAAACATAGTAGATGTAAACTATCTGTTTATTTTAAAGGCCATACCTGCCGATATGACCTATTCCGAATATGTGCATCAAGGCACCAACTCACTTATTACGTCTATCGTACTGGCTATTGCCATCTTGCTTTATTATTTCAGAGGGTGCTTAAATTTTGAAGCTGAAGCAATCGGCCTTCGTGTGGTTTCTTTTGCCTGGATTATTCAAAATGTACTTTTAGTTTACTCAACTGCATACCGCAATTTTTTATACATACAGGAGTACAGTTATACCTATAAGCGTATAGGAGTGATGTTATATTTATTAGTGTGTGTAGCTGGCCTTGCATTAACACTTTATAAGTTAGTATATAAGAAGTCTAATTGGTTTTTAATAAGGTCATGTTCATGGCTTATGTTTGGTCTGCTTATTTTATTCAGCTTTTATAACTGGGATAAATTTATTACGACTCAAAATATTGAAATTGCCACAAAGCAGAACCGCACGCTCGATAAGGCATACTTACTCTCGCTGGGATATTCAAATACTCCGCTACTAATAGCCGAAGCAGAAAAGTATCAGCATAAAAATAAGGCTGACCGAAATTATGGTTCTGGTGTTGTACGAAGCAATAGTATTAGCGATGATGAATATCAGCAAGATTACTATGATGGATTTACCCATGAACATTACACAAAGAAACTGAGTAGCAAAATTGCGCAACTGTTTACGGAGCAAAATAAATATGGATGGCAGTCATCTTGCATTGGAAAAAAAAGTACGATAAGCGAAATATTGAAGTTGAATGAAAAACATAAAATCAGCAAACTTGATTTTTCACATAATGCTGTAAGCAGCCTGCGTGATGTTGCATTATTAAGCCCCGATACCCTGCAGCTTGAATATATGCAAGGATTGGATATGTCACTTCTTCCCAACATAAAAAATCTTAAGTATCTTAATCTACGCGGCACAAAGGCAGATACGCTTAATTTAATGCCTGCATTGCAAGAGGTAAGAGGGTTAACTTTGGATGAATGTAGTATCCATAATTTTTCATTCCTGAAGAACTATCCACATATTGAATCGCTTAGCGCTCGAAAGAATTTAATTAATGATTGCAACAGTCTGGCTAAAGTGAAGCAATTAAGGAAAGTAGACTTAAGCTTTAATATGTTGATCAATATTAGTGCACTCGATTCGATGACACAACTTGAAGAATTAATTCTTTTCAATGCATTTGCTCACTATGGGTGCATATTTCCTCAAAATAGTTCGTTGCTTAAACTTGATATTAGCAATAATGATTATATAAAAAATCAGGACTTAAAATTGAATGCACTAACAAGGCTAAAGGAGTTGAGTGCAAATCAGTTGAAGTTGAAAAGCGTAAAAGACCTTTTCAAATTTGATGGTGCAGAGAAAGAAATATTTCATTCACTTACTACACTGCAATTGAATGATAATTTTATTTCAGATTTAAATTCGTTAGTACTGTTTGACAAACTTCAATCCCTGGAGCTGGCCAATAATAACATGGTTGACATCCCTACAGGTCTAAGCAGTACGATATTTAATTTGAAAATTTCTGATAATGCAAAACTTGAAAGTATATCGGCCCTGGCCGATCTTAAAAAACTTAAAACGTTGGATATCTCATCTTGCCCACGAATAAAAAGTTTTGTTGCGCTTCAATCATTAACAAGTTTAGAAACGCTGGACATTGGTTCGTGTGCAATAAATACCATGTTTCCAAACATGAATTTGCCGGCCCTGCTAGAGCTTGATCTTTCTTATAATCCTATTGATCGATT
This portion of the Bacteroidota bacterium genome encodes:
- a CDS encoding DUF2851 family protein encodes the protein MDILLINVVVPMLFSYGKRMQNFHLVSRATGILEQIDMENNRITKKFLSLKLEKPSAYTSQALIQLHNTHCIYKHCLQCAIGLQLIKQ
- a CDS encoding DUF2851 family protein, producing the protein MTEDFLHYVWKYKLFDANQLATTDGLPVEVKSYGIHNSDSGPDFANAQIKIGDTLWAGNVEIHLRTSDWNRHRHQFDAAYTNVILHVVFENDTKLQNQIPVLELNKCIKPTLLATYEQMMNTKSGLPCEKQLHLVKPITVTTWLDRMLTSRLEEKTQHIEELLTQTNNHWEQTFYITLARCFGFKTNALPFELLARQTPVELLAKQKDNLLQLEALLLGQAGLLDTASNDAYEKSLVREYNFLQAKFKLTPVNGSLWKFARMRPANFPTVRLAQFAMLVHKSSGLWSKVLEAKNYKSLCSLFDINASGYWDTHYHFAVDSKLLPKHIGKMRWIFYL
- a CDS encoding transcriptional regulator → MIENLNKAFESRVRLGIMSTLMVNDAVDFSTLKELLDITDGNLASHATALEGQGYIVISKQFVGKKPNTTYKATRDGKKAFTKHLDALEALLRNR
- a CDS encoding DUF4173 domain-containing protein, with the protein product MIKNLVIAFTLCAYCILFYLQLPGLNYFIFNLLLVLGIAITNTSCLKHAPWIAAAVGTVLGGLSVFLYGNQLSLYASIVSVAALAAYSFSETKTILLAIINSAYSFLCGWLFGLRIFFRNRFSASTKDKWHSSALLKIIVPSIVLLVFITLYLNANPILAKLFSQLNLDIISFQFFRFVLVGWAMLYGFYYYQRIETVTVYDAGCHSGLNRDTVTFTSWINNKLNIKAEINIGFITLLLLNLLLLLVNIVDVNYLFILKAIPADMTYSEYVHQGTNSLITSIVLAIAILLYYFRGCLNFEAEAIGLRVVSFAWIIQNVLLVYSTAYRNFLYIQEYSYTYKRIGVMLYLLVCVAGLALTLYKLVYKKSNWFLIRSCSWLMFGLLILFSFYNWDKFITTQNIEIATKQNRTLDKAYLLSLGYSNTPLLIAEAEKYQHKNKADRNYGSGVVRSNSISDDEYQQDYYDGFTHEHYTKKLSSKIAQLFTEQNKYGWQSSCIGKKSTISEILKLNEKHKISKLDFSHNAVSSLRDVALLSPDTLQLEYMQGLDMSLLPNIKNLKYLNLRGTKADTLNLMPALQEVRGLTLDECSIHNFSFLKNYPHIESLSARKNLINDCNSLAKVKQLRKVDLSFNMLINISALDSMTQLEELILFNAFAHYGCIFPQNSSLLKLDISNNDYIKNQDLKLNALTRLKELSANQLKLKSVKDLFKFDGAEKEIFHSLTTLQLNDNFISDLNSLVLFDKLQSLELANNNMVDIPTGLSSTIFNLKISDNAKLESISALADLKKLKTLDISSCPRIKSFVALQSLTSLETLDIGSCAINTMFPNMNLPALLELDLSYNPIDRLDSFSNSVNLKTLDIRGLMLSDVWQLGLFKYLTTLTFDQTFSAEHKEWVKKHMPQVQLDYVANNRYSPSL